Within Nematostella vectensis chromosome 1, jaNemVect1.1, whole genome shotgun sequence, the genomic segment TCGGCTCATATTGCTAACAAATAGTAAAATAAGCAAATGCAGATATGTGGACAAGCATATGTGGGATCACAATGCACACGCTGAACACAAATACAGCAAAGCCATCATCATGttaattgtcatcatcatgtgAATTATGTTAATCATCATATGTATATCATCATCAAGTTGATCAATCATGTAATCATCATTATgttaaccatcatcatcatcatgtttATTGTCATAATCTCATCATCATGTTTACTAATACCAAAAAACATTTCCTTTGACACATGCATCACTAAAAATAAAGACTTAAGTAATAGTACACTTTTCTTGTCAACATGTTTCATCAAAATCTAAATAACATTACCTTGGAAGCGAAGGGTTGACACAGCGTTCCACCATCGCCATGACAGCACATCGTATTCTATCCTGCTTCCGGTTGAATGCAATAGCTCCCTGACCCACTCTCCTCGCCCCAAATGAACACATCTGTGAAAAAATACATACAACACTAGTTGAAGTGACTCTGTCAGTCCTAGCAAAATACACCAATTGAGAGAAAGCATACTATATCTTAACCTATCGGCTAATTTGGAGAGTCTGTTGAGATATTGTTCATTTAATTGACCCAAAGAAGAATAAAACTTTGCCTTTAGATAGTTATTCCAAGATTTTATCACATAATTTTGTGTTCCAATATtgaaagaaattaaaaacaaaggtgtggctgagaAGGGCtctaacacattgaccccacaaccggcctgtaccggctttgggaagtacccacaacccaaaaaattcataaatgtaaggcaaggttttgtgataagattactttgacggtgaatatgtatacaggaaaagtaccaaaagtgggttgacactgctgctttgaatttataaaggcaaatattttcatagaatttgggctccctgtggttttcccaatgcaaaataaacacaacaagatgaagatactcaggcatcagtctaagggataaatggtcttgcaaatatgcatccaaccaaggtgttggcatctactcttaagccaaataatagcacaggttctttgacaaatctcaaatcgaacaaggagagaaaagcagaatcacccctctcaataaaacgctcaaaataccccacaagggagagagatcagcaaacacagctcaagacacaaatagatacctttattctgatcctccaggtacatttccatggcctcaaaacacaatgtccactccttgaaggattgtacaaccacgaagatgtctttacgtattgcaaagcattctgggagatccaggggaaaattcccTAGGgaagggccagtcaacactcctctccccaaagtcagatggttttttataagtcttttcaccccgaagccaaacaaatcaattcaaggtcatacagacccagaatagcagtgtaaacaattttgcaatcaatttggtttcagaaaagacagcatttaggagagctgtggtgattcattagaaaattattttctcatccaggcaaagccaaacaagaaaaaatcatcatgaatccacctttgcttgcaaatatccataagcaaagcactcaattatgccccaaaagacttcatgatgtcctgagacactctcctaatatgctcatagctgtactttttttatgaaaaatacaagcaaccatcaacttgtgctggcttcagcacaatgacaagggattaaaagtggggaccgcaaagcactgttggaaagcttggataccgctgactaggtgcagcagtgtttgactttgacgggctgtataaaactcagaataggggggaggtatctgttttcagtctgttttttgaaCTCTGACTCACCACCATGGGGTTCGGATGGTGGCATAAGGTTGGTATTCCACTGTACGATAGATTCTCCTCTACTCCATCAGTTTCTGCAACCTCTTGATTTCTTGGGACAATGCCTTCATCTATTGACAGAAAAAAGGAATGAACTCTTGTATGAGATAGTTTGGATGGGAAGGCAAACACAACCAAGTGCATGATCTCTAGGGGATATATCAGTATCCTGGGCCAGTTTCCTATGAAGCAGTTATCCCGCCCAAGAAATAAACATAACAATCAGGGCGTTTCCCTAGTTTTCTCAGACTTAAATGTCACCAGTTACTCAATCTttaaattcaaacaaacaacatgAAACCCAAAGACGTGAATCAGCAAGTACTAAAACAAGGAGAATGTAAAGCCCTGCTagttttgtttgcaaactaacaacttgaattgaattgaatcATAGAAAATCGATTGGCAGCAGTTTGGTATAGAGTTagcctgctttctaggaacttTGCTCTTATTGACCTAATGCTTTTTTAACGTCAGATTTTCGTCATTTTGTTTCTGCTTGAGCTGCTACTGCATATGGATCTAAGATGCCCCGTCCAGTCCCCGTCAGCTTGCTTTTAAAATGAAACTTACCTTCAACTGACACACTTCCCATACACCTACTTGAGAACAAAAAGCTTAGGTAAGGGAATGAAATGAAATCACTATGTATTAACTATATATTACATGTAACCTGACATAACAACTATATATTAAGACTCAATTCTATTTCTAAAGAACAAATTGATGCAGGGATGGTTATTCTTAAAAATGATGAGAGTTTTgagaattcaaaacaaaacaatattgtcAAACACATAATAAACTAGACTTTAATTCCTTGACAACATCATAATACCTAAACTGTTTAGAAGATTGAGCACCATACCTTTCGTTAGCCTTATTCATAATATGTACTGTATCTGTGATATCATTGATGAGGACTCTGTTTATAATGTTTTCTTCTTTAGCAGCCTTTAATTCTTGTGCTCTCAGTGCTGCCTGGTTATTGAGCTCTTTTTCACTATTTACTCTTGCTTTGTGTTCAGCTAGAAGCTCATCAAAAGGTTTTCTTCTTCCCAGGACAGCTCGTCGCAAAGACAGGGCATGAGTCTGCAAAATGATAGGATTCACAACAGTTGAAATTCTGCAGTATTCTATACTTTGAGCATGACTGTCTACTGCATCAGGGCtcaatgtacagtaataaaaacataatGAGTTTATTTTTGAAGGTCAAAAAACAATATTCAAACAATTTCTTACCTGACTTTTTAGGGgtttgttttataaatcagaagaaaaagatattttcaaacaaacaGTAGCTTTAGCTATCAGCTTAAACTGATAAGTTGTAGTCTTGCAATGGTGCAAGACTATAGCTCCATCTAAAGTTATTCACCTTGCATGTTAGTGATCGTGTACATTTCTTCTGTTGATCTGCAACCCATACACCACAATGTTTGTCAGCATCAAACTCCCGCTCTCTTGTAGGTATAACTTTCCTTGGAGATTTCTTATTCGATTTCTCACTTGCCTTCTTTACAATAGGTTTAGTGAGCAAAGTCTTTGATAAAGGGATATTTACAGTTAAAGAATGATTCAGTTCTAGAGGGACCTCTTCAATCTTGACATTTCCATCATCTTCAAATTCAACATTCTCAATTTTGATAGCAGTGTCACTTGGAGAGGACTTGGACCCGGACTGTAGGATTGACTCCATAGTTTGGGCAGAGTCCATTATCTCCGGAGGAGAAACTGATGGTGGTGACTCTTTCTGATGCTTGATAGCTGCAAATAAGGACCAGGAAAAATGAGTATAAGTATTATTTgcattgtaataaaaaaaaggttcatgCTTAGATAGGGATCTTAATATTTGCAATGGTAGAGGGACAATGATGGTACATGCATTAGATTTCTCTTTACactaaaataaaaaggttGTAGCGTGTGCTGAAATCTTGCGTGTGAGTGTTATAAACTGTCCACAATCACAAATTTTGAGGTCCCTATCATGATTTTTGTTAAAACCAAGAAAACCAAGAAAacataatttattatttataaataattCACCAACATAAAAGCAGTTAACAGAAAACCTATCAGgcattttaaagaaatataataaagAAACTTTGTCTTAATTTTGGTTAAAGGATTAATTCCTGATTATTAACAGTAGGCATTATATCCAACAAAACTAGCCAATTAAACTCAACTCTCTGAAGAACAGTTTGCAATAAGATTCCAAAAAGATTGACTCAGAATAAGTGAGTAGGGATCTTAAGGCCTTACCGATGTATACAAACTCTATAACCTCAAAGAGAAATGCATAAATgtagtaacagtaacagcagtaaaacaaaatactatATTAGGCACAAgcttataaaaatattgaaatgatACATTTTATGCCTCGAGCATTAGCCTTTCATTCTCTTTTGCTCAAAGAAGGGCTAATACTGATAAATATATAAGCAAAACCACTCTGTTCTCAGAGCCATAGAATGTACCATTTAAACTTTGTATTGATTGACTTCCCTGATTACACCACGCCAACACAGACCACCTACCATTCTACAGCTcttctgtagtttttctagtcataccaccctAGTtaatctacagcttgtctgtagttttcctagtcataccacctataacttgtctgtagtttttctaatAATACCACCttgttattctacagcttgtctgaaGTTTTTCTTATCATACCATTTAGGCACAAGCTATCACTATATGTACCTTCAGAAGAACAAAATGCAtaaaatcaattaaaaaaaaaagatcaaagCATTCTTATTTTCATAAAGCACTGATTGCACTAACTGattttgattcaaatcccattttattatatttaccTGCGGTGCGAATAAGTTTTTTTAGTAGCAATAAAAATGTCATTCAATGTGATACCTAACATAAACACTGTGTTattgaattttaaaaaaagttcttCAGTTTGAAGAACAACTATTTGTGACTTGCTCATATGACAGAATAATTGATATAACGCTTTTCAAAATACATATGTCAATAATGAAACTCTGCTATCTTTATTGGGCCTGATATTGTAGTAGTAATATGCGTTAAATCAATTCACAACATACTGTTATCATTGGCACGTCGTATGACAGTTTGCCTTGCACTGTGGACTCTTAGCTTTGAAAGAGCTTACCACAATGTTTTGGAAAAGCCGAAGCCTTCACTACACGTTTACACTCATCACATATCACCAAACACACTTGCTCCTGAGCCGGACAGAGACCAAACAGCAACATATCTAAGAGAAGAGAAAAATAGGGGGTTTAACTCGAGGATCTATAATTGGACGCAGTTAAAATCGAAAAAACGAGTTAAGTACCCCAATATAACATTGCAATAGGATACTTTAAAATCTAAAATGGTAAATAGCTGGGTCGGAAATCTCAATGGGGTGCGATTTCAGGGGTACATGAGGACCGGTCATGGAACGGGGTTACGATACCATGAACCTGCGGCAAAAATACCGCGCCAAAACCACTTTCACGCTTAAACcttgaaataacaaaaaacactCAATAGaggatttgaaaataaaacgctCTAGCGCATGATTTTAACCCGTGCTTACCCTGCTCTTGTAATCGCGTGGCTTCATACGTGCAAAATGTATTGTTTTCATCCACTTCCATGGCTAGCACAAAAAATAACATACCGTTAGCCCAGTTCAAACTACAGTAATTCGGTTTTGCCTGGCCAAATAAAGACACTTTGGGGTCGAGTGGTTGTCGCACTAACCTTCGGGTTCATCGTCAGGGGAATCCTCGTCGAACGAGTCCCAGGAGCTGCCCGAAAGCAGGGAATGACAGTGGATTTTCGCCATTACAACTTCATTCCTGCTAGATGTTGCTTTCTCCTCTATAGTGTGACGTCACTGTCGGAAAGTCGTGGAACTTCGGATATCCTTCGGGTAGTCGGAAACCTTCCGAATTGGTCACGAACTTAAGAGATGTCAAAGTTATAATGTCAGATTTCGGAAAAAAATCAGTGTCAGCCTTAACATTACAGCCCAGTATTAACAGAATATAAAAATTACACATTAAACGGGTTAACAGTAGCGAATAATGGCAAAACATGTACAGCATATGCGACAAGTAGAGCAACTCCGTTTCAGGCCGGCGGCCATGTTGGCTTACCTACGTGATATACTCGATTACACACGAGGAAAAACAAGAACAATATCGTGTAACTTATACAACAAAGACGCCTTTTACCCTCCGTTCTCGGGCCGAACGAGCTGATTAGCTTACGGGACCTAACGATTTTAACCAAAACTTTATCGTCGCGTGGCCGCCATGTTGTTGTAAAACGAGATTCGGTGGCACGCATTTTCAGCGGAGTTGCCCCTGGGCGCATACACAGCGAgggaagtttaaaaaaaacaatgtcgGACAAAGAAGATCGCAGaattgttttgaatttttacGAGAGCCTTTTACGCAAATCTGATGTCGCTTTGCTGGAACCAGGGCAATGGTTGAATGATAACTTGATAGGGTTTATGTTTGAGTATGTATTTCGTTGCAAAATTTTCagattttccattttctagTGATTTAATTTTCATAACATCTGTGGTTGTGAGTGGGTTATTCCCTTATGTGTAGGCTTTGGCTAGTTTCTTTCCTGAGATAGTATTGAGTCACGTTTTTATAGCAAAGTGGTTCTCCAGCTGTCCCTCGAATACTTGATTTTCGAGTTTTGCAAAGCAATTCTTATTCTTTGTGACAGATATTTTGAACACGTAGAATTTAGAGATGGATCTAAAGATCTTCTGTTTCTAAGCCCTGGTGTAACACAGCTTATAAAACTTACGCGAGGTAaataattgttatttttatattaattatttgtattatcattattttagtGACGCCATTCTATTTCTTGTTTAGCATTTTTTAATCGAGCAATGCTCATCTTTATGTAAGAAAAAATTTATAATGTTTTGGtaaatttttctttatattaccATCAGTGTTATTTAGCAGAAACCATTTAGTATTATATTCATCATTCTATATAAGAAACACACAAGTAAATATTGTTCAAGGGCATTCCTTGTGTGCATCTAAAAGACTACAATGACATTTGATATGACAAGAAATTCTACAAACGACCTGTTAAAAATCTACTGTAGGTGGTCTGGACAGGCATGGTATATGCAATGATTGAAATGGTATGTTATATGCCTGTAAAAAGAGTAGTCGTGCTGATGTTTCAAGCATTATCCTTTTTACCCCTACAAAGGGCTAACACTCAAAACATCAGCAAAGCAGGTTTTCACAAAGGTGTAAAACAAATAAGTGTGTTGATTTACTGGATTGACATTTGTCTTTGTGATTACTCTATTATATTACTATTTTTCCCAATAAAGGGTGAACATTGAAGCATCAGCTAAGCCTTTTCTGTTGTCCACAGAGGTGTAAAACATtacatttcaaccttgtgttgatttattgcATTGACAACTGTGTATTCGTTTAGTCTGGGAATGCTGGCCATCtgaaaggaaaatagaaagcTACTACCACCCTAACCATCACTTTTAAAGTAGCCAAACATTGAAGgtgatttttattgattaaataAAAGCAACTCAAATTCAGCCATTTTCTGCAGGTGTGGAGCTGATGGCTATTCTTGAACCTCTTAATCTGCCAAAATACCAAAGAGTTTTTTTTGCTGTGAATAACAATGAAGTAAAAATGTCAACTGGAGGCTCCCACTGGTAAGAAACCTGAACCAATTTAAAACATAATAAAACTAATACTTATACATGATTGAGTTTACTGCTATGTTCCTTTTAAAAGACTTCTGTTTTATGGGGAGGGGACTGAATATAGTTTTAGGTATCTTCAAAATTCAAGAGTTTCCTTTTTAAGGACATATATATTGGAATCAATTCATAGATAGTTCATGtaaaatttttttatatatctgACTGAGAAAGGTGCATATAAAtctatattattattacagatatattattattgttgttgttgttgttaattgttattattgttgttgctatCTGTAGGAGCCTCCTAGTGTATTGCAAGAGATCAAACATCTTCAGCCACTATGATTCACTTAGTGAAGCCAACTCCAATGCAGCAAAGGAACTGGCCAATCAAGTGGGCTTAATACTCAAAGGTTCAGTAAACTCATGCAAGTTGTAGGTCACGTACGACACATTGTTAAGAGTGTCCGGATTCCTTGCATAAATTGATATTGTTCTCTGGCTCATGCTTTTGGCAAACCTTTTTTACTAGTATTTTGACAGAACCATGGAGACAACTATATTAGTAAAACAAAAGCCACAGAAAGAGAATTGGAAACATCAAACACCCAAAAGATTCTCTATGACTCAACTTATAGTCATTGAATACTACATGACTCCCCTTTACTGGGAAGGCGTTTGAGTAAGAGGGACAGGAAGtgtttgcttgcaaataatttcttttcaTTATCTTAGACCCTGGACCTTCATATGAGGAAGCACTTTGCCCACAACAAGAAAATGGTGAGAGTAAACTGTTCTGAAGTACAGTAATAATGCATGCTCCCCAACTGCCTGTCGAGTCTTCATCAGTTTTTATGAAACAGGCCCTCAGTGGGGGGAGGGACTGGGTGGGACATGCCAGCTCTTTTTTTAGATAAGTATTATCCAAAAATCCAAAAACATTATTGACGttaagggaaagttcatttattatcccgagggggtggCGTGAGGATACTTTGGGGGAGCCTTGAAAAACTTCTGAGGTCTAAATGGGGGGCGTCAAAAGTGTATGAATTTTAAAAAGGGGGGTCACTGATTTctttgggtgttgtctctTCTTTATAATTCgaccaagttttaaaattAACGGTTGAGGAAggtgcttattggggagggggcacttATTTAAATGAGGGCACTTGTTCAAGTCATTATGGTATCTGGACTTTTGAAGGGGAACATCTCCACCCTCTCTCCCTAAAGTAAATCCAGCTATGGGCCTGTGAAACAGATACAAACCCCATACTGGCATCATGCTGTTGGCATGGTCTGAATGTATGCATATAAAACTGTAAGTTCAACGTTATAGATAAAAAACAAACGCTAAAGTTCTGCTGTTTGTATTGCCTGATTCTAGGAAGTGACTGTGGAGTATATGTGATAGGCATTACAGAACACTTGTGCAAGCAGTGTACTGGTGAGACGACAGTCAAACTTATTGATGCCGTCACTCCTGCTGCAATAGCTAGAAGGAGGCAGCAAATGAAGGAGCTTATTGTGAAGCTGGCGAAGGCTAGCTAGTAATGCAGCTGGGGTTTTATAGTGGCAGCGCCATTGCACTGAGGGCacatcaatatttaaaaaaaattaaggaaatGATTTGTTAGGGTGTGGCTGTGCTCCATAATATTTTCATACTTTTTCTGtatcatgcccccccccccaaaaaaaaggtGCTAAAAAGctggagatttggtgctctcAAAGGAAAGCAGGAGGTATGGTGCCTACATTAATCGATTCCACATAAACATGTTTAACATATTAactttaattaaaattaattaattgcaaaaaatggatttatttgaaatattatATAATTTGCATATCTATGTCCTTATATACATATATTCTGTACATATAATAAATGAATTTCCAGATTCCAAGTTATAATGATTTAAGCATTTGCCATGATGCCCAAGGGGCCCTCAATACTGTGGTTCACCGTACACTTCATTTGGAACTTTTGCACTGCATTCctgaaataaacaaacaaaatttatTAAAAAGATTTCTGTGAATAAGATcgaacaataaaaataacaaaattcaATCAATGTTCATGTTAGGGAGATTCCTAAAGTAGTAAAGGAGGGAACAAAGCATACTTTTTGCAGCTAAAAGGGGCGTCTTCATAAGAATAGGAAGGCAGGTGTTCTACTTACTTGGTGATGTTGCGGCAGTAGAGTATGGTCAAGGATTGTAACCTCTTGCATCCTTTTCTGAGGTACCGCAATGCTTTGTCactaaaataaagaaaattgatTAAATTTTAAGACCTAACAAATAGTCATGAGATTCcttattaaaacaaaacagacAAATTGAACTTACAGACCTAACAACAATTCATGATAGGCCTGTAGCCATGGTTTGCATAAACCCACCCAATCGAGTCAACAATGCCGCTTAAAAGATGGGTCAATGGTCAAACAACCCCACAGTTTCAAATGCAATTATGGATATGTGAGAAGCGTTAAAAGGCACACTTACGAGACAAGGGTGCAGTTTGACAAATCCAACATCTCCAGATAATGGCACACTCCAGATAAATACTGCAAGCTTGAGTCagtaagctaaaaaaaaaacaatataagGCTCAATTACCAGCCGTTTTTTAGCTTGCAGTACATGCCCCCACCAAGTGGCGGCAGAGGATCGTAAGACTGCAACGCCCAACGTCGGTTGGGAATATAACCtaacacaataaaaaatgaacgAATGGAATGGTTTTCATTAGCCCATGAACTAAAGTGTGatagtcaaagtgtaatagtctGGAAAACACGAAGAGAACAATAGAGTTAGatagtgtaatacgctaagtGTAGTTCACGGGCtaatgaaaatcactctaGAAGACAAAATATAGCACATAAGAAACTCATCCTTAAAATTTCCGCGTTGTCTTTTCCTGTTGTCGTGTGCTGTAGTGCCTTTGAGCGTTACGTTTTAGCGGTGTCGATTTCGCCTTGCCTTTCAATCTTAATTGTCTCCTAGTAAATAGTATAATTTCCTCTCTATCATATGCAGAGCTTTCCCGCTTTTTTTATCGGTGACCCTTTTGCATTAACTTT encodes:
- the LOC5520400 gene encoding sentrin-specific protease 8 is translated as MSDKEDRRIVLNFYESLLRKSDVALLEPGQWLNDNLIGFMFEYFEHVEFRDGSKDLLFLSPGVTQLIKLTRGVELMAILEPLNLPKYQRVFFAVNNNEVKMSTGGSHWSLLVYCKRSNIFSHYDSLSEANSNAAKELANQVGLILKDPGPSYEEALCPQQENGSDCGVYVIGITEHLCKQCTGETTVKLIDAVTPAAIARRRQQMKELIVKLAKAS